AACTTCCGAACCAGGGTGTACAACTTTGATGCAGTGTTTTGGTGTTCTAATTTCCGTTAGATAACGACGGGATTTGACGGCGTCACTTTCCTATATAAATACCAAAACACAATCTCACACTTCGTTCTCCTTCCTTGTCTCCATTCTCGTTCTTGTTTCCATTTGTGCACCTGAGAACAAATATTTCCACACGTTTGTTCGTAATATATATCTATTTATGCAGGGAAAAAATATTCCCATTTTTCGAGCCACCCCCGCCGTTAACAGAGCCCCGAATCACCGCCGCATCCGCAGCCATGTGTCGCCggagaatatttttatttattgcagATTCGTTGTAGCTGCATGAAGTACTGTTATTTGATTTTCCCGGAAGTGGGATTACCTTCTGTTTTTCCTCCTCCACGTTAACATGCTTGTAGCAGTAAAATTCAACAGATTATTGGTTTCTTTGCCACCACTGCAAGAATATTGATCCGATTCTTGAAGGGTTGGTTCTGTTTTTCTAAGGTAAGACTCTAGAAAGTTGGCGATATCAGAAAGTAATTTCGAAATTCTTGTTTAAGTTCTGACATCTTTTACTTGAATTTTCTACTGTGTTGATTAAGGTTGTGAAGAAATAGAGATTCCAGAGGAAAAGTGAATTATTATAAGGTCCGTATGTCAATATATGCTCACTTTGTTAAACTTTTGATTTCTTGAAAATCATTCAAACttcaaagaaataaaattcaaaCTTTTCAGAAAATGATTTAATTGAATTGTCTCTCTGAGTTTTGAGGAAGCGCTTTCAAAACGGGACAAATTTCTGCAACCTATTACAACATTCAGTACTCATTTATTTGATTCCCAGTCGCTTTTCGACCATCTGGTcccttttatttaataaaatttaaatattattggTTTGGAATTATTATTCAAGAAAAAGGACAAAGAATGATTGTGGTTCAAGCATAAAAGCGAAAGTAGGTGATTGCGCTTGAGTGtgatcaataatttttttttctttcagaaATTGGACAGAAAATCCATTTTTAGTTATTCTTTGTGTTCATTAAAGGGGGGAACATCAGACGCCACTTTGGAACTTTGTGTTCAATTATTGGTCCTTTATGTTTAACATGCAAACTACTATTAAATTATATTCCTAATTAACCATTCATTTATTTAGTTTAATGTTATGTGCAAGAGATTGAGTAGTACCCTTTAATTTATTCTCATATTTTGAGAATTTTGGACATGAAATCTTGAAATAATAATGTCTTATCAAAGTACTAATTTTAGACCAAGAAGGAAAAATAATGATTTCTGTActccattaattaatattttaggaGGAGGAAAATATAGAGATCTAGTTGAAATCCAAAAACGTCAAAGAATTTGGAAAGATTTGAGCTTTGTTTTTCTGATATTAGTACAATGTAAATCATGGCAATATAGATGAAGTTGTTCACTTATTTCAATGAAATTTACGTAAATGAATGGATGGATTTACAGgtggaaaaaacaaaaaacaaaaacaaaagttAAGATGCTGACATGTATCACTTGCTCAAAGCAAAGggatgatgatgaagaggatGCCCCGCGTGGGACTCCCTCTACTAAAGACGCTGTCAAAAGTCTCACTACACAGGTTCTTCACTTCCACTTCTTTACCCAACATGTACATAGTTTTGTTGTATGGAAGATCTTGGATACGGTAGCGAGTGTTGAGATTATATCGCTAAAGTCGCATTATCGCCATTTTTCCATCAAATGATCTAAGAATGAGACATTGATTGATTGTATATGTTCACGTTCTACgaataatatcacatatcaatATTAGATATCTGTCATTGAAAATGCCAAAAGGTGGCAAGATGAAAACATGAACTTAGCCATTCATTCCTGATCTATTACATTGCCCATTGGTGAGAAGGAGAGTTCCGGCAAATCATGGATCACTGTCCAAACAAGAAGGTTTAGTCCCATAATCCCGTTAATGTACGAGTGTTCTAGCGTTGGTCGCTTTTTTTTTATGTACGAATTTGGTCATGTGTTTACTTACTTTTGTCGCAACTCCAATTTTGGGGGCCACTCTAAGAAACTTTTGTGGGTCCAAGCGAAATTTGAATCTGAAACGTACTGTGCTGGTACGTACGTGTTTCTTGGTTCTAGACTTTTTTTGCCTTTATAAGACCTTGTTTTCGTTAAGAAATATGAGTGATTTCAATGGATGTGGGTTGCAAATAccatttgaaatttgaaaagtgGACAAATTCTGCTCCTTTTTAGGATACACTTTGGTACCTGACTTGTTAGTTTGAAAATGGATAGATTAAAATCATTCCGGAACTCAAGGATGTAAAACTTCTCTTATCACGTAGGTAAATCGAACCGACCCAACCGATCGATTTGGAACAAATAACAACCAAATAATAACTATGTTTGCAGTTTGCACACCTTAAAGTCAGTTAGAAACTTTGCGCAAGATATGGAAGTTTTGAAAATTTAGGGAGGAGGAGCAATATTAGGCATATgtaatacataaaaataattaaaataaagacagATGATAATCCTGCCTGGCTCTCTATTTTTTCCCCCGCTGGTTGAAGGCGACTCTTCCAGTCACAGGAAATGGCTTAAAGAAACATGTGGGGTGTGTGTGACACATTTTTAGTGGCAAAGAAAATGACTTTAATTGAAGGGGACAATGTCACGCCACTCCTCGGATCATGTGTCCGAAAATCTTGATTGGTCCCATAATTTCTCTTGGCCCTACGCCAAACTTTTCTCTTTTGCAGCTTTCCATGCATTTTGATCATCCTTTGATACGAGGAATTCTAACTTGTAATAATATATATCatggattttaaattttttagtgCTTTAACTTTATTGAATTGACCAGACTTCGTATTTAACGAAGCACATGAACTGAGCCAGGGTTCAAGTTCTTGGCTGGCTTTACctttatttcttttcttgttttcggtaacaagaatatattttttataactaAGATTCATTTTGCTTGAAGGGTTCCTGCTTTAGTGGAACTAGAATGTCTTCATACAATATTGATTTTAAAAACATCGCATTAAAAATATTCTTGAGTTAACCGATAAATAACATCAAGATTCAAGACACACAGTCGGTGGTGTAACATaacagtgtcattctgtacttCAAATCTCAAAAGTTATTTGCTTTCGTACCAATCTTTGATCTTGAATCAACTACTCACAAGATACTATGAGAAACTGTGAATATTTTaatggaatatatatatatatatacatatttgtgGGGATCTTCAGAAAAGACAGGACATGAATACATATGCAAAAAACTGATCCTTGACGTGGTCTACACTGAATTCCTGCCCTCCAATACGTTAAAATTCTCGAGATCTGGAGTGGAGGAAAGATTTTATTTAGTTATTTcgagaattttaattttaatcaaTTCAAGGAACAGTTTTTGTAGACTCAGGAGTACTAGCGCAAtcaaaaaattagatttaatcAGATCTATCAGTTGCTTTGGACTTCACAAACCAGCTATTTAGCCTGTAATGTAAGTGTCAGTACTTTGTGCTGCAAAGCTGTGTGTTTATGGGACTAGCCAAATATGAACTGCTTTTCAAGCATATTTCTATGTCAAATCTGATGAAGTATTACTCATTTAATTCCAGGCTGCTACACTGTATAGTTTTCTTGGGGGCCCCGTGGCACAAGGGAACCCAAATTTGGTTGTTCAACAGTATAATGCAAAAGCTTTTGTCTTGTTTTCCGTACATTAGCATTATGAAATAAAAGTATCAGTTTCTATCTCTGTACCAAGTATCTTGAGGTTGGCATGACTGGGTTTCTTCAGAGAACTCGAGGTTTCAATCTAAATCGTCAAGATCATATGCATTTGACATGAACCATGTGAAGCAGTGAATTCAAAACTATACAAAAATTTAACCTCAATTAGAAATATATCAGACCAAAAGGTTGAATTTTTTAACCTCTACATGCTTGGAGAATGCATTTGACTAGAATCATTAGTTATTACACATGACTAGCCCGTTTACTCTGTGGTGAACGAGGGAATCCATCCGCATGTCTTGTTGTTTTCTTATTCGTTAAGTGGAGTGGCCTACCAAAGCTAAGGAAATTTTTTCATGATCAGATCAAGGATATGGCATTAAAAGTCTCAGGATCATCTTCGAAAGGTAAGCCAGGCCAAACAGATGATAATTTCAAGAGAGGACAAAGATCTTATTCCGATTTCGATACAATTTCTGAGGGGGTTCCATATGCATATGCCCAACCGGGAAGCTCAAGTTCGACACCAGCTTGGGATTTTACAAAATCAGGACATCGAGCTAAGAGACTTGATTCAACATTCACGGTATTTGGTGGCGACAGAAGCACCGGTGGACTAGAATCTTTCTCAGCTCGTGATGGAGAAATGGCACCCGAAAACGATAATGAACCGAAAGAATGGATGGCACAGGTGGAGCCTGGTGTTCAAATCACTTTTGTGTCACTCCCTCGAGGTGGGAATGATCTTAAACGAATCCGTTTCAAGTACGTATCGATTTAAAAGATTGTACAACTTTTGGAAACAATATATATAGTTATATATACCATTTGATATTTAGATATATCATTACTGCTGTAACATTCCAAATTGATTGCCACTTCACAACTTAAAATTGGACAACATAGGCAAATGGACGttgattttagttttatttgagtcTATATTAATACAAGATCGCGCCTGCTTAACATGTATCTGAAGCCGGGAGATGTTTGACAAATGGCAAGCTCAGAGATGGTGGGGCGAAAACTACGACAGGATAATGGAGTTGTACAATGTTCAGAAATTCAATCAGCAAGGTCTCAACACTCCAGGAAGATCTGAGGATGGAGTAAACTCACATTatctttttcttgaattttgcTCTTTTACTCTATAATGATACTGTAAattaatatttcaaactcttcaCTTGCTATTATTGCAGAGAGACTCGACATATTCTAGGCTTGGAACGGCCTTAGAAAGCCCTCGAATGACTCCATCCTTGAACAGAGAGTGGACTCCTAGGTACAACCTCCAAGGCAGCAGCCAATATTACAATCCCGGATCGAGTGCTTACCCGAGCTGTGGCCCGAAAAGTGATATGTCTATGGAAACTTCAAGAATGACAACTTCTTCAAGAGACGAGGCTTCAGTTTCTATTAGCAATGCAAGTGACATTGAATCTGAGTGGATTGAAGAAGATGAACCTGGTGTTTATATTACTATCAGACAACTTGTTGATGGAACCAGAGAACTTCGTCGTGTCAGATTCAGGTAAGTAAGTTGTGAACTCATGAAATTCCAGAGTTGTAGGTTGAAATTGTCTGAATTTGAGTGGTTTTGTTGTAGCCGTGAAAAATTTGGAGAGGTGCACGCGAAACATTGGTGGGAAAGTAACCGTGACCGGATACAAGCTCAATATCTTTGCTAGTTAAGTCAGAGGCAAATCAACAGCGGAACAGATACATACAATCTTAACTTTAGAAGAATCAAATGTTGATTAAAAAAGTTATAGGCGGGTTTTTCTGTGTAACTAGTTGCTTCTTTTCAGGTGTTTTATGGGTTTTTTCCCAAGATTTTATTGAGGCAGTgcccatttttttctttttttttctttctggtTTAATTGGTGCTGATGACAAAAGGTAGACATTAGATTTCATGGTTGATACCCCtgggatgaacccatcaagatccggcccaaactTCCGGCCCATATCTAAGGCCCGcaggtgaatggcccatgacaagcccatgtattctcctataaataccaggtttgagcgtataaTTAGggattcaatatattattttcagcagcacccttagctgctccccccatacatcctcagtcactgacttgagcgtcggaggggctacgccaggacaccctcctggccccctcctaacggtcttctttgtgatttcaggctcaaggtaatttcaaaacctgcgtctggactagtgacccttgctggaatcggaccctgaatttcccgtgagtatcacttggcgccgtctgtgggaaaacttgagttgagacgtagagatggtaggcaggagagggagtagaagagctacctcagcatcatcgcgtcctcagaggggaccaGAACAGTCTCATGCTGAGGCAAGGTAGGAACAACCCCATCAGGAGGCGAGAacagaacaacctcgtcaagagaacatggtcgagcaaccccgtcctaatgaaaatgtggggaacttgactttggaacagttgggccaatttatcacccggacagtggatgaggcAATGAAGAGGAATAAAGAGTCTATATTTGTAGAAGAGCAAGCCGCTCGCCAGGAGCAAGAGGAGAATGTGGAGGGCAGTCAGAGTAGGGGGGAGGAGACGCGACCCCTCCCAAGTGAAGAGAATCCGGAGATA
This window of the Primulina tabacum isolate GXHZ01 chromosome 4, ASM2559414v2, whole genome shotgun sequence genome carries:
- the LOC142542950 gene encoding protein Brevis radix-like 1 isoform X2, whose translation is MALKVSGSSSKGKPGQTDDNFKRGQRSYSDFDTISEGVPYAYAQPGSSSSTPAWDFTKSGHRAKRLDSTFTVFGGDRSTGGLESFSARDGEMAPENDNEPKEWMAQVEPGVQITFVSLPRGGNDLKRIRFNREMFDKWQAQRWWGENYDRIMELYNVQKFNQQGLNTPGRSEDGRDSTYSRLGTALESPRMTPSLNREWTPRYNLQGSSQYYNPGSSAYPSCGPKSDMSMETSRMTTSSRDEASVSISNASDIESEWIEEDEPGVYITIRQLVDGTRELRRVRFSREKFGEVHAKHWWESNRDRIQAQYLC
- the LOC142542950 gene encoding protein Brevis radix-like 1 isoform X1, which codes for MLTCITCSKQRDDDEEDAPRGTPSTKDAVKSLTTQIKDMALKVSGSSSKGKPGQTDDNFKRGQRSYSDFDTISEGVPYAYAQPGSSSSTPAWDFTKSGHRAKRLDSTFTVFGGDRSTGGLESFSARDGEMAPENDNEPKEWMAQVEPGVQITFVSLPRGGNDLKRIRFNREMFDKWQAQRWWGENYDRIMELYNVQKFNQQGLNTPGRSEDGRDSTYSRLGTALESPRMTPSLNREWTPRYNLQGSSQYYNPGSSAYPSCGPKSDMSMETSRMTTSSRDEASVSISNASDIESEWIEEDEPGVYITIRQLVDGTRELRRVRFSREKFGEVHAKHWWESNRDRIQAQYLC